The Xenopus laevis strain J_2021 chromosome 5L, Xenopus_laevis_v10.1, whole genome shotgun sequence genome has a segment encoding these proteins:
- the klhl31.L gene encoding kelch-like protein 31: protein MAPKKKNAKKNKADINEMTIIVEDSPLSKLNGLSGLIDGGNGFSYISTEVTDSSYGTSLMEGMSRMRQDSFLCDLTIGTKTKSFMVHKVVMASCSEYFYNILKKDSSTQRVDLNDISPLGLATVITYAYTGKITLSLYTIGSTISSASYLQINALVNMCCDFLMQEMNVENCMYVANIAETYGLKSTKEAAQKFIRDNFIEFSETDQFLKLTFDQINEFLIDDYLQLPSEIVAFQIAMKWLDFDEKRIKYASGLISNIRFGTISAQDLVNYVQSVPRMMQDTDCHRLLVEAMNYHLLPFHQNTLQSRRTKIRGGSRVLVTVGGRPALAEKSLSREILYRDPEGGWKRLAELPAKSFNQCVTVMDGFLYIAGGEDQNDARNQAKHAVSNFCRYDPRFNTWIHLANMIQKRTHFSLNVFNGLIFAIGGRNSEGGQASVECYVPSTNQWQMKAPLEVARCCHSSSIIDGKILVVGGYINNAYSRSVCMYDPSMDSWQDKANLSTPRGWHCSVSLGDRVYVMGGSQLGGRGERVDVLPVECYNPHTGQWSYVAPLQNGVSTAGASTLNGKIYLVGGWNEVEKKYKKCIQSYNPDLNEWTEEDELPEATVGVSCCSINMPNFKTRESRASSVSSVPVSI from the exons ATGGCACCAAAGAAGAAGAATGCTAAGAAGAATAAGGCAGACATCAATGAGATGACCATCATTGTAGAGGACAGCCCTCTAAGCAAACTCAATGGTTTGAGTGGTCTAATTGATGGTGGGAATGGCTTCAGTTACATTTCAACAGAAGTTACCGATTCTTCCTATGGCACTTCCCTTATGGAAGGGATGAGCAGAATGAGGCAGGACAGTTTCCTTTGTGATCTAACCATTGGTACCAAAACAAAATCTTTTATGGTTCATAAAGTTGTTATGGCCTCCTGCAGTGAATACTTCTATAACATCCTCAAAAAGGATTCCTCAACTCAGAGAGTTGATCTGAATGATATCTCTCCACTAGGCTTAGCCACTGTAATAACATATGCATACACTGGAAAGATTACcctttctttatatactataggCAGCACCATATCTTCAGCAAGTTACCTGCAGATAAATGCCCTTGTAAACATGTGCTGTGATTTTCTAATGCAAGAAATGAATGTCGAAAACTGCATGTATGTTGCTAATATTGCAGAAACCTATGGACTCAAAAGTACAAAAGAAGCAGCACAGAAATTTATCAGAGACAACTTCATTGAGTTTTCTGAAACAGACCAGTTTTTGAAATTAACCTTTGATCAAAtcaatgaatttctaatagatgACTATTTACAACTTCCTTCTGAAATTGTGGCGTTCCAAATTGCAATGAAATGGCTTGACTTTGatgaaaagagaataaaatatgCCTCTGGTCTCATTAGCAATATCCGCTTTGGTACCATCTCAGCCCAAGACCTTGTCAACTATGTTCAGTCAGTGCCTCGTATGATGCAAGATACAGATTGCCACAGGCTATTGGTAGAAGCCATGAATTATCATCTACTTCCATTTCATCAGAACACTTTGCAGTCTAGAAGAACAAAAATACGTGGTGGTTCCAGGGTCTTGGTTACTGTGGGGGGTCGCCCAGCTCTAGCAGAAAAGTCCCTAAGCAGGGAAATTCTATACCGAGATCCTGAAGGTGGATGGAAAAGACTGGCAGAACTTCCAGCTAAGAGTTTCAATCAATGTGTCACTGTAATGGATGGATTTCTGTACATTGCTGGTGGTGAAGACCAGAATGATGCCCGAAACCAAGCCAAACATGCTGTCAGCAATTTTTGCAG ATATGACCCTCGTTTCAACACATGGATTCACCTGGCTAACATGATCCAGAAACGCACTCATTTTAGTCTTAATGTGTTTAATGGCCTTATTTTTGCAATTGGAGGCCGTAATTCTGAAGGGGGTCAGGCATCAGTTGAGTGCTATGTGCCTTCAACTAATCAGTGGCAAATGAAAGCACCACTAGAAGTAGCTAGGTGCTGTCATTCCAGCTCCATAATAGATGGTAAAATCTTGGTCGTAGGTGgatatataaataatgcatacTCCCgatctgtgtgtatgtatgaccCATCTATGGATAGCTGGCAAGATAAAGCAAACCTCAGTACCCCTAGAGGTTGGCATTGCTCTGTTTCACTTGGTGACAGGGTGTATGTTATGGGTGGCAGTCAACTTGGTGGTCGTGGTGAGAGAGTTGATGTTCTACCTGTAGAGTGTTACAATCCCCACACAGGTCAATGGAGCTACGTTGCTCCTCTTCAAAATGGAGTTAGTACAGCTGGCGCTTCAACTCTCAATGGAAAAATCTATCTAGTTGGCGGCTGGAATGAAGTGGAAAAGAAATATAAGAAATGCATCCAGAGCTACAATCCTGATCTCAATGAATGGACAGAGGAAGACGAGTTACCTGAAGCAACAGTCGGGGTGTCATGCTGCTCCATTAACATGCCCAATTTTAAAACACGAGAATCTAGGGCAAGTTCAGTGTCTTCTGTACCAGTCAGTATATAA